ACTCGCTCATCACTTCACGGGCCTTTGCCGTGAGATTGCTCCCGAGATTACCCGCAACAGCGGACTCCTGGCGATCCTGCGAACCCGACCCGGGCGCCTCTCGCAAAAACAGATCCGACGCCGTCAGGAACTCTTCGACAAGCACCCAACCCTCGAGCCCCTCTATCTCAAACGATGGCAAATCCACTCCCTTCTCTGCCAGAAGTCCTGCACAGCAAAGAAGTGTCGATCAAATGCCAAAGAGCTCTATCGACATATCGAAGAACTACAACAACAGGGCTTTGCACAACTCAAAACCCTCGCCAAGACCCTCCAACAATGGATCGAGCCCATCGCCACCATGTGGCGATTTACCAAAAACAATGCCATCACCGAAGGCTTCCACAGAAAAATGAAACTCATCCAAAGAAGAGCCTTCGGCTTCAGAAACTTTGAAAATTACCGACTGCGCGTCCTCGCTCAGTGCCAATGAACACACACAATAATCCTAAAGAAAAATAATCACAAATTATGCCCGGTCCCCAAACTTTGGAGTAGACCCAACTTTGGAGTAGACCCAACTTTGGAGTAGACCCTGGAGTAGACCCTCGGTTTCCCCGAGAAGGGGATGGTGCCAAGGGGCAGATTTGAACTGCCGACCAAAGGCTTATGAGTCCTCTGCTCTACCACTGAGCTACCCTGGCGGAAAACGATCTAGGAAACGGTTTGAACGCTGTGGGTCAAGTCTGCTCTCAGAAGTTTTTCGAAAAAGTTGAAAAAAGAGGGTCTGGAAAAGGGGTGAACGGGAACTTGCCACCCCGTGCAGGATTTGGCAACCTGACAGGTTTTACTTCATGGACGCACCGAAAATCAGTATTTATGACACTACTCTCCGCGACGGGAGTCAAGGCGAGGGCATCTCTTTCTCGGTCAACAGCAAGATCCGCGTTGCCCAGAAACTGGACCAATTTGGTGTGGACTACATCGAAGCCGGCTGGCCCGGATCCAATCCGCGTGACTTGGCTTTCTTTGAAGAAGCCCGGAATCTCAAGCTGCAACACGCAAAGATTGCCGCTTTTGGCTCCACCCGTCGCGCCAATGTGGATGTGGAAGAGGATCCGCAGCTGCGTCTTCTCCTCGATGCCGAGACTCCAGTCGTCACCATCTTCGGAAAGACTTGGTTGCTTCACGTCGAAAAAGTAATCCGGACAACCGGTGCCGAGAATTTGGCGATGATCGAGGATTCTGTTCGTTTCCTCGGCAGCCAGGGGCGGGAGGTCATTTACGATGCCGAGCACTTTTTTGACGGCTACAAGGACAACGCCGAATTTGCTCTGGATACCCTTCGAGCGGCGAATCGCGGTGGTGCGGAGTATTTGGTGCTCTGCGATACGAATGGAGGCACTCAGGTTCAT
This region of Puniceicoccus vermicola genomic DNA includes:
- a CDS encoding transposase, with the protein product LAHHFTGLCREIAPEITRNSGLLAILRTRPGRLSQKQIRRRQELFDKHPTLEPLYLKRWQIHSLLCQKSCTAKKCRSNAKELYRHIEELQQQGFAQLKTLAKTLQQWIEPIATMWRFTKNNAITEGFHRKMKLIQRRAFGFRNFENYRLRVLAQCQ